Part of the Sporosarcina sp. FSL K6-2383 genome is shown below.
CGGCTGAATCCCTTTCCCTGTCGCAATAAAAACCGTCGAGTAATCCTCTTTTCCTGGTGAGTAACCATGAGAAGCATGTGTATACTTGCCCGCCGCCACATCCCCCGCCGTAATGACATCTATGGACTCTCCATCAAGATGCTCTGTGAAATAAAAACCACGACGTGCCTCTATCATAAAAGCAGCATGCTCGTCCGCCCCGCGTAATCCAGCTTCTGCACCCTCTAGTACGAATTCAATACCATTAGCTTCATTAACCGCAAGGGAGTGCAGCAGCGCACGCACTTTATCCTTCGCCGGCTCATCTTTCACATAAATATAAGCCGAACCATCATTACTCTTACAATATGCCTGCCAATCTTTCACCATGCCCCGCCCATTCAGTTGAATCAAACCACTATCCTTCAGTAACACATTCAACTTAACAGCCCTCAAATGATCTAGCGAACTATGATCCCCCAGCACCACAATAGTCGTCCGTTCGTACATGCCACTATCCTTCAAAGCCGCCAAAATCTCTCCTAACCGTCTATCATGACGGTGAATAGCTGCATGTGCTTCCGCTGATGAAAACCCGTGATGGTGACGCTGTGTATCAAGATCTACCAAATGAACCAGCATCAAGTTCGGTTTTTTCGTTTGAATTGTATGTACAGTCGACGCCGTCACGAAATCATCCAATTCTGGCTGAGCAATCCCCTTTCGCAGATGACCAAACTTATTATTCATTTCAAGCTGATAACGCTTGCTACCATTCATAAAAGACACAGCAATTTGATGATGCCACGGACGATTCGCAAAAATTTCAGGCATATGATAATCAATCTTCGCCTTTGCTGTCACTGGCCATAGCAATGCCGCCGTTGACAATCCTGCTTTCTTCGCCTCATCATACAACGTTGTCCCTTTAATATAACGACGATGCCAATACCAATCCGGTGACAGTCGATTCGGCTGTAGCAACGTATTCGTCACAACGCCATGCCGATTTGGATAATTCCCCGTCACAATACTTGCATGACAAGGATACGTCACCGAAGGATAAATCGTCTCGACCTTTCTACAAATCGCTGCCTTATTCAATAATTCCTGAAAATGCGGCAGCGTCTCTAGCATCGGAAGATCAAGCGACGATAAACAATCAAAAGAAATAACAAGTAAATGATCTGTTAAACGTTCCATTGTGAGCCTCCTTCTCAGACGATATATACGCAACGATGGTTTCAATCATAAGCACACCCGAAATTCCCTATCATTAACTTACTATAAATTATATTCGATTAAACCAAGTACTTTTCCTCTATTAGCTAGTCGCAGCTTCACGCGATATTTTGTTGCATGCCCACACCCCATGTGTTCAATTAAATTAGATGCAACGAGTTCAGTTATCAACTGACGAACTGATGATTTGCTTCTATCAAGATAGTTTTCTAATTCTTTACTCGTAAAAGTCTCGTGTTGCTTAATCCACCCCATCAATTTTAACGAAACACCTTGATCCTTTTTCGGCAATGTAACAACGAAAGTATTTGGTACTATCCCCCAAAATGGTTCTTGCTCTATTTAATCGATTATTTTTCACGTTATTTAGTTTTCAGTTTGCTCTTTCCGTGATAATGTTTATTCAAAACCCTTTATTGGATTGCATCACAACAATCTAATGGCGTTATTTAAAGTAAAGAGGCGATAACTATTCAACAGTCACCACTACTGCAACAAGTCATCGATTATATTGAGGAACATATTAAAGAGGACATCGAACCCAAGGAACTAGCTAAACTAGTTGGCTATTCCCCTTATCATTTTTATCGCATTTTTGATAAACATATCGGGTACACCATTATGGACTATGTCTTAAAGAGAAAGTTGCAATATGCATTATATGATTTAGCGCAGGGTGAAAAAATTATTCAAATTGCTTTGGACTATGGCTTTGAAACGCATTCTGGCTTTACAAAGGCTTTTAAAAAATATTTTGGTAGTCCACCCAGTCTATATCGACTTCATTGTCCATTATCATTACCCCCAAAACTCAATCTACTAAGTCTCCGTGAAAAAAGGGTAGGTGGCATTGTCATGCAACCGAAAATTGT
Proteins encoded:
- a CDS encoding ectonucleotide pyrophosphatase/phosphodiesterase, which encodes MERLTDHLLVISFDCLSSLDLPMLETLPHFQELLNKAAICRKVETIYPSVTYPCHASIVTGNYPNRHGVVTNTLLQPNRLSPDWYWHRRYIKGTTLYDEAKKAGLSTAALLWPVTAKAKIDYHMPEIFANRPWHHQIAVSFMNGSKRYQLEMNNKFGHLRKGIAQPELDDFVTASTVHTIQTKKPNLMLVHLVDLDTQRHHHGFSSAEAHAAIHRHDRRLGEILAALKDSGMYERTTIVVLGDHSSLDHLRAVKLNVLLKDSGLIQLNGRGMVKDWQAYCKSNDGSAYIYVKDEPAKDKVRALLHSLAVNEANGIEFVLEGAEAGLRGADEHAAFMIEARRGFYFTEHLDGESIDVITAGDVAAGKYTHASHGYSPGKEDYSTVFIATGKGIQPNVKIEHMRLVDEGPTFARLLGVDLGNTDGKVIKELLRID
- a CDS encoding helix-turn-helix domain-containing protein; translation: MGWIKQHETFTSKELENYLDRSKSSVRQLITELVASNLIEHMGCGHATKYRVKLRLANRGKVLGLIEYNL